From the Trifolium pratense cultivar HEN17-A07 linkage group LG4, ARS_RC_1.1, whole genome shotgun sequence genome, the window ATTCACATGCAACTTAATGTTACCTTAGCATTCACACCATCAGCCAAAATTCTGTTCACTGACTTTAATTTCAGATAATCATTTCGGTCAATCTTGGTGAATCCCCTGAACAAGAATTTAAAACATCAAGGGTTAAATCACACATTGAAATAAAAGGCCAAAGTAATCCCATACTGCAAGCAAATCTATAAAGGATATACGGTAATAATTCTTTATTCAAATTGAGGTATAGTGAAGCAACTAGTCATATAAAGGTGCATTGGAAGCTGCTGATAGAACAAATACTTACCACTTCCTGCTAACAATGATCTTTTGACGGCCAGGGAACTTAAACTTAGCACGACGGAGGGCCTCCTGTGCATGGTGGCTGTTGCTGTCCTTGCAGCGGACTGAAAGAAGGACCTGTCCAATAGCCACTCTAGCGCAAACACCTTGTGGCTTTCCAAAAGCACCTCTCATACCTGTTTGAAGCCTATCAGCTCCAGCACATGAAAGCATCTTGTTAATCCTAAGAACATGGAATGGATGAACTCTGACTCTCAAGTGGAAAGCATCCTTTCCAGCGAATTTAGCCATGTATTTGTTGCAAGCAATCCTAGCAGCTTCAAGTGCCTCACTTGAAACATTTTCCTTCTCCCAACTGACAAGATGAACACAGAAAGGAAACTCATCAACACCCTTCTTTTTCATACCGACATCATAAATTCTGATCTTGGGATCAGGAACACCACGGCAGAAACGTGACTTAGGGTATGGCTTGTTTTTAATTTGACGGTAACACCTTGCAGGTCCTAAATCAAACACCAAACACAATTACAATCAATAAAATAGTACAATAGACAAAACTGAGTCATTTCATTCAAAACCTTATTCAATATTCAATAATTATTACAAATAAACACAAAACAATACAGTAGATTATAATTCCAGACGGAACCAGTGACATTCAAAATAGACTGCATAATGTATATGAATACTATAAAGTTTACACAAAAAAGTTCACATAAAGCATGCGACAATACAAAGCAGTTCATCAAGTATAAGATCACATAAAGCATGATGCATTGACGCACAATGGCTTCTCAAAGTATTGATGAACAAAAAGCAACCACTAcaactaaaagaaaaataaaataaaagggttAACAAAAAATGCATTAAGGTATGAAGAATAGCCAAGTTACTGAATGAATCAATAAAAACACGTAAAGTTACtgaataaatcaataaaaatgcatGATTAATGGTAAATTATCTGAATTCATCAATAACCAACCTTACAATCCAAACAGACAATCAATTAATAAAACCACATCATCCTCCCACAGAAATCAAATATTTCTAGTGCAATTGAACTAAAAAACAATGAGCATAAACACAAGATTAAATATAGCCCTAAAGTTAACCAAAACAGCATCAAAAACGTATTTAAAATCCAATTTAGAACCTTTCTCTTTCATCTCAACATTTCACCCCATGTTAAGataaataattttgataaaaaaaatacacaaaaacaaaattgtgtaCACAATTGTTTGTTTCTCTATGTCTATACTGACGTGAGAGTTGTAGGAGAGGATCATCTGAAGTAAACTATATATTACATCAAAAAATGAAACataggaaaaaaattgaatttgacacATTAAGTAACCAAATCAaacataaattcaaaataaatcattcatactagcatcatcatcatcatcatcaaatccTCAACCAATCTCAAATTATTTAAAACGATTAAATCATGTTTAGATTCAACTTAgacaaaaaatcaaaccaatACAGAAAACTAAATCAAATTTCAACATAAACTATAGCCTAATAACCTAATTTTTTCACAaccgaaaaagaaaaaatcagaAATGAGattgaaatgaaaaattggAAGGTGATTAGTGCTTACTTCTTCCCATGGCTGCGTTGCTGTTTGTTCTCTCCTATGCAAGATTTGTGGCTGCGCTGAAAATGTTAACAATATATACTTATTGACGATTAGGGCTTACGTGTTTAATCGACCAAccactcatttttattttttttgggttcaaGTTCGTTATTTCTTGATATGGGCTGGTTTTTACAACCCTTAATGCTACAAAACTTCCTACCAGAAATTgttttttctacccctacaaTTAACTCTTCAcccctacattttttttatattccaattttacccttaattatattatttttaaaaaaaattgttttacttTATTCTATTCAACTTTTTCGGGATCTCTGTGCACCCCCTCCATTACAGTGTTTCGGTACGCTTAAATTGTTATGGTCTGATACATTTTACGGATCAACGAATCATACCATCTCGTCCTCAAATAATCGccaatgataaataaataaaaaaatatattggaacatggtatgaatattcatacctacacactttggtctggtatgaatattcatacctacacactttgtaTGAGTGTTcaggtatgaatattcatacctaCATACTTTGTATGTGtgtgttccggtatgaatattcatatctAAACACTTCGTTCTGGTTTGAATATTCATATCTAAGCACTCGTTAAATTTGttcttgtataatttttttaattgatttatggcttaaatacagttttaaccccctattttgaataaattagaattttaccccctaatttaaaatccggaattttacccccacccctcattttataattttttggattttaccCCGCCAAAATtatgcacaaaatctgcttctgagcctcaacttcaaagcttcacacaaaactcaatttggatcaataattcaccaaactagtgccaaaatgaccgtaatcaagttatctttccacataatcaaaccccttTCATCGGTGTCCAGAAAAAACTCAATTTCGACACTTCTTTCATCGATGTCTGACACCTCTAAGACACTcgtacgacacgtgtcggacaagtgtcccaaaaaaaactatttttctttgcttatacttTTCTTAGGCACATGTCACACGTATTTATACgagttaaagatgtgtcgaaacaacaatattgatcaatgagagATTGAAGagattacattttgattacaatatttttagatttttcaatagtaaatggataaataaaggtaaaatattatcatatcttgttttaaaacttttcttaataaataaCTTGTTGAACttagatttatatatataggggtttgctaacttagacccacctaaaaacatgaaggtctaagttagcaaggtgcacttTTTCACTTTAGaccaaaacacatttttttactattttaatatagTTTCAAGCCAAGGGTAGTTTAGTAAAactaatttgatgttttaacatgaatgtctaagttagcaaggtgcacctttttaaagttgagtaacatgttttcttaagttgtcatttttttatttactatgttgtttatt encodes:
- the LOC123920200 gene encoding 60S ribosomal protein L10-like; the protein is MGRRPARCYRQIKNKPYPKSRFCRGVPDPKIRIYDVGMKKKGVDEFPFCVHLVSWEKENVSSEALEAARIACNKYMAKFAGKDAFHLRVRVHPFHVLRINKMLSCAGADRLQTGMRGAFGKPQGVCARVAIGQVLLSVRCKDSNSHHAQEALRRAKFKFPGRQKIIVSRKWGFTKIDRNDYLKLKSVNRILADGVNAKLLGCHGPLSNRQPGRAFINASCNEEA